From Paenibacillus sp. PvR098:
TGCGATACACGACAGAACGAACCGGCAGTCGTACAGGAGGAATCATTTCTGCACGACTGATTTTTGTATTGAAATAAGTTTACAAAGCAAAGAGGACTACCCCTATGTCATGTTGACATAGGGGTAGTCCCATATGAAATCAATACGTCCTGATCTTACAGATCGAAGTACAGGGAGTACTCGTGCGGATGAATGCGAATGGATACTGCTTTTGTTTCTTCGCGCTTCAGACCGATATAGTTGTCGATAAAGTCTTTCGTGAACACGCCGCCCTCAGTCAGGAACTCATAGTCTGCTTCCAAAGCGTCCAACGCTTCGTCAAGCGAACCAGGTACACTGCGAATTTCCGCTTTGTCTGCATCGGACAGATCGTAGATGTTCTTGTCGAGCGGGCCATAGCCAAGCTCACGAGGGTCAATCTTCTTCGCAATACCGTCAAGACCTGCAAGCAGCATAGCAGCGAAGGCCAAGTATGGATTAGCCGTGGAATCCGGTGTACGGAATTCGATACGGCAGCCTTTTGGCGTTACGGCAGCTACAGGGATACGAACAGCTGCAGAACGGTTACCTTTGGAGAACACCAGGTTTACTGGAGCTTCGTAGCCAGGAACCAGACGCTTGAAGGAGTTGGTGCTCGGGTTCGTAAGAGCAATCAGAGCCGGAGCATGGTACAAGATACCGCCAATGTAATGTAGAGCCATTTCGCTCAGATTAGCGTAGCCGCCTTTTTCATAAAACAAAGGAGTGTCGCCGTTAAAGATGGATTGGTGAACGTGCATACCGCTGCCGTTGTCGCCAAACAGAGGCTTCGGCATGAAGGTTGCCACTTTACCGTATTGTCTTGCTGTATTTTGAACGATGTATTTATATTTCATAAGGTTGTCGGCTGTTTTCGTCAATGTGTCAAAGCGGAAGTTGATCTCGCCTTGACCTGCCGTAGCCACTTCGTGGTGATGACGCTCAATGCGCAGACCTGCTTCTTGAAGCAAACGGCACATTTCGCTGCGGAGATCCTGTTGTGTATCTGTTGGAGCTACAGGAACATAACCGCCCTTGTGCTTCACTTTAAAGCCCATATTGCCGCCTTCTTCTTTACGGTTGGAGTTCCAGTGCGCTTCCTCGGAATCTACAAAGTAGGAAGAAGAATTTTGGCCGCTCTCGTAACGAACTTCGTCAAAAATGAAGAATTCGGACTCAGGAGCAAAGAACGCTGCAGTACCTACGCCGGCTTTTTGCAGATATTCTTCCGCTTTCTGAGCGATGCTGCGAGGGTCACGCTCATAACGTTCGCCATCCGGTGTATAGATGTTACACATAACAACCAACGTCGGGTGTGCTGTGAACGGATCAACGTATGAAGTTTCCGTATCCGGCATCATCACCATGTCAGACTCTTCAATTCCTCTGAAGCCTGGGATGGAAGAACCGTCAAAAGCAACGCCGTTCTCAAAAGTCGTTTCATCCACCTCGGTAGTCGGCAATGAAATATGATGCGCTCTGCCACTCAAATCGACAAAACGAAAATCGACCCACTCAATACCTTTTTCTTTAATTGTGTTTAATACGTTTTGAACTGACATAGACTCGCCAACCTCCTAAATTCCGAACATTATTTGCCGTTTGTTCGTGTATTGTTCAAGTTTTTGTTGATCATGTGCTAATTATAAAACCATTCTACAATAATCGTCAATACTTATGTCAGGTATTTTTTGTGGATGTGTTAGGTATGCTCACATATAACACATTTTCTTCACTTTTTAGACATAAAAAAAGCTTGACTTTCCTGTTACGAGGAAAATCAAGCCTTCTCTAAAGGATAAAACCGAATATTTATGCGAGCTATACCCGCTCTTTTTTCGTATCGAAGCGCTTGCCGCACAGCGGCGCCAGCTTTTCCAAGTCCATCATCAGCTTTGCGAATTGGCCCGGGAACAACGATTGCACACCGTCACCCGTCATGGAGTTGTCCGGGTCAGTATGCATCTCTACGATCAAACCATTGGCGCCTGCCGCCACGGAGGCCTTGCTCATGGGCTCCACCAGCTCGCGGCGTCCGGTGCCGTGGCTAGGGTCGGATATCACCGGCAGATGGCTGAGCGACTGGAGTGCAGGGATAGCCGCCAGATCCAGCGTATTCCGCGTGTAGCTTTCGAATGTTCGGATTCCGCGCTCACACAGCATGACGTTCGGATTTCCTCCTGC
This genomic window contains:
- the glnA gene encoding type I glutamate--ammonia ligase, yielding MSVQNVLNTIKEKGIEWVDFRFVDLSGRAHHISLPTTEVDETTFENGVAFDGSSIPGFRGIEESDMVMMPDTETSYVDPFTAHPTLVVMCNIYTPDGERYERDPRSIAQKAEEYLQKAGVGTAAFFAPESEFFIFDEVRYESGQNSSSYFVDSEEAHWNSNRKEEGGNMGFKVKHKGGYVPVAPTDTQQDLRSEMCRLLQEAGLRIERHHHEVATAGQGEINFRFDTLTKTADNLMKYKYIVQNTARQYGKVATFMPKPLFGDNGSGMHVHQSIFNGDTPLFYEKGGYANLSEMALHYIGGILYHAPALIALTNPSTNSFKRLVPGYEAPVNLVFSKGNRSAAVRIPVAAVTPKGCRIEFRTPDSTANPYLAFAAMLLAGLDGIAKKIDPRELGYGPLDKNIYDLSDADKAEIRSVPGSLDEALDALEADYEFLTEGGVFTKDFIDNYIGLKREETKAVSIRIHPHEYSLYFDL